The proteins below are encoded in one region of Lactuca sativa cultivar Salinas chromosome 3, Lsat_Salinas_v11, whole genome shotgun sequence:
- the LOC111915451 gene encoding rac-like GTP-binding protein RHO1 has protein sequence MSASRFIKCVTVGDGAVGKTCLLISYTSNSFPTDYVPTVFDNFSANVVVNGSTVNLGLWDTAGQEDYNRLRPLSYRGADVFILAFSLISKASYENISKKWIPELKHYAPGVPIVLVGTKIDLRDDKQFFADHPNAVPITTAQGEELKKTIGAPAYIECSAKTQENVKAVFDSAIKVVLAPPSSKKKKGKAQKGCSIL, from the exons ATGAGCGCTTCCAGGTTCATAAAGTGCGTCACTGTTGGCGATGGGGCTGTTGGAAAGACATGTCTCTTGATTTCATACACCAGCAATTCCTTTCCTACG GATTATGTGCCAACTGTATTTGATAATTTCAGTGCCAATGTGGTTGTCAATGGCAGCACTGTTAATCTAGGCTTGTGGGACACTGCTG GACAGGAAGATTATAACAGATTAAGACCATTGAGTTATCGTGGTGCTGATGTCTTCATTCTTGCATTTTCTCTCATTAGCAAAGCTAGCTATGAAAACATCTCCAAGAAG TGGATTCCAGAATTGAAACATTATGCCCCTGGAGTCCCAATTGTCCTTGTTGGGACCAAAATTG ATCTTCGGGATGATAAACAGTTCTTTGCTGACCATCCTAATGCAGTTCCCATTACAACTGCTCAG GGAGAAGAACTAAAGAAGACGATTGGAGCTCCTGCATATATTGAATGCAGTGCAAAAACACAAGAG AACGTGAAAGCAGTTTTTGATTCTGCCATTAAAGTTGTTCTGGCACCTCCAAGCTCAAAGAAAAAGAAGGGAAAGGCTCAAAAGGGCTGCTCTATATTGTGA